From the genome of Procambarus clarkii isolate CNS0578487 chromosome 53, FALCON_Pclarkii_2.0, whole genome shotgun sequence:
gttatatataggccaccaaatttagacagaatggaagcaaagcatctatgggatgaaatatctagggcatctagatctaacagtatttacgtcatgggtgactttaattttagtggaataaactggttgaacaaaacagggaatagtgaagcagaagattttctagaattaattgacgattgctttctacgcaacacattaaggaaccaacacgggaaaataatattttagatttagtgttaactaacagggaaacacaaattaatgacatcgaaatagggagtgagctagggaacagtgatcacaaagaaatcagatttagcataaaatggaatagacctgtaggagaaaattctgttaaagtgccagattttcgaaaagctgattttaatagcctaagaattttttggggtcaaattgattggaaagtcttgggtatgaggtgggggccggtcttggagcgagacatgaacccagcgataggtgacgtaaatagggatttcaatgtggattcaatatataacttatttaagaatattctaaacaaagcacaggaacgtagtataccatacaaattgaatagatcgaatactaatgacccaaagtggataacaaagaatttgaagaaccttataggtaaaaagagagcttagtacaaaaggattaaaaatggggaggtcactttcgaacaggaattcgtacaactggttagaaatgttgaaaaggagataaggaaagcaaaaagaaactatgaagttcgcatagcagggcaattacagacaaatcctaaagggttttttcagttatatcgaactaagactagagaaaggataggtccattaaaaactgagactggtcaaataacagatagtgatgaagagatgagtagtatttttaataactattttgtatctgtatttactaaagaggaacttaacaatatgtcttcagccgaacaagtctatgtgggtggggacgaggacaggttgacgagtttagcagttaccagggaggatgttcttaaacaaatagtaaaactcaaaccaaacaaatcaacagggccggatgaagtattTACCAGGGTGGTTAAAGACTGCAAAGAATGCTTTGTGACCtattgtcaaccatatttaataaatcaatagagtcaggcagagtgccagagttttggaaagttgctaatgtgataccagtttttaagaaaggagatagatcacttgcgtctaaatatcgaccaattagcctaacgtctattgtgggaaagttactcgaatctataatagcaaacaaaattcgtcttcatcttgaaaaacataaattaataattgagtcgcaacatggttttataaatggccgttcatgtttaacaaatttgttatctttttattctagcatagttgaggcagttgatagtggtaaggattgtgatgttgtgtaccttgactttagcaaagcttttgatacagtgccacatgaaagactgattaaaaatatagaggctcatggtattgggggtgctatattaagctggattagggcatggctataccaaaggaaacagagagttagtataaatggagtcaagtccatgagtcgcaacatggccatttgtaaaaccatgttgcgactcatttattaatttatgtttttcaagatggagacgaattgtatttgcaattattgattcaagtaactttcccacaatggacgttaggctaattggccgatagtgtgacgcaagtgatctatctcctttcttaaaaattggtaccacattagctaccttccatgactctggcactctgcctgactctattgatatattaaatatggtagacagtggctcggaaagctcctctttgcattctttaagcactctggcaaacacttcatccggccctggggatttgtttggttttagtttttctaattgtttaattatatgaagaaagattaacaaagcttaagttgcattcactggaaaggcgaagagttaggggtgacatgacagaggtttacaagtgggtgaatagacataacaaaggggataataatagggtattaaaagtatcaacacaagacagaacacgaaacaatgggtataaatatgataagtttagatttaggaaagacttgggtaaatactggttcagtaacagggttgctgatttgtggaaccaattaccgcgtaacgtgctggaggtggggtacctcgattgtttcaagccctggttggacaagtatatgagtgggattgggtggttataaataggagctgcctcgtatgggccaataggccttctgcagttgcctttgttcttattgtggaggtggggtccctcgattgtttcaagcatgggttggacatgtatgtgagtgggattgggtggttataaataggagctgcctcgtatgggccaataggccttctgcagttgcctttgttcttatgttcttaagatatagcttaagaaccacaccaggtgacttgttactaacgcttcgattaataaatcccagtgacctattcgccttattacgaacattcatgcattgatccttttgttttaaattcttactaatcataactcccagatccctttcgcaatccgacttcgcaatctcaacaccatctagctcgtattttgtaactctatcatcattacctagcctcagaactttacatttatcagcattaaactgcatttgacaatcctttgaccatttcaaaaccctatctagatcaacttgaagtgatagtgagtcctcctccgaattaatttccctaccgattttcgtatcatcggcaaatttgcaaatgttgctactcaaacctgaatctaaatcatttatatatacattatatacaacagaggtcccaggacagatccttgaggcactccacttataaCATTTTCCCTTTCTGGTGAGTggaaactctctgtttcctttggtatagctataCCCtattccaacttaatatagcaccccaacacCATGagtctctatctttttaatcagtctttcatgtggcactgtatcaaaaactttgctaaagttaaggtacacaacatcactacTATCAAccacttaccactatcaactgcctcgactgtgctggaataaaatgatagcaaattttttaaacatgaacggtaattagtaaaaccatgttgctaatcatttattaatttatgtttttatagATGAAGACgagttgtatttgcaattatcgatttatgtaactttcccacaatagacgttacacTTTTATTAGTGGGAACCGCTATTATATACTTATATTAGtgttaatatattatttttcTTTATCTGGGTGTCACTTTTATTTTTCCTACACTGGGTACCACCAATATATTTCCTTTATTATTACCGCTATTATTTTTTGTTTCTTGGTTGGAACTGAGAAAATCATTCCCTGCACATTCACTAGTGTACTCTTCTACAGTGTACCATTCAATTGGGTACCATTCACTTGGGTACCTTTCACTATTGTACTATTCTACAGTATACCATACAATTGGGTACCATTCACTAGTGTACCATTCATTAGTGAACCATTCTCTTATACATTCACTAGTGTACCATACATTAGTGAACCATTCTCTACTACAGTCACTAGTAAACCATTTAACAGCGTACAACTAAAGAGTATACCCACTACATATTGTACCATCCTGTACAAGAATATTACATTCCATATTGAGAAAAAATATATTGATAAATTAGAACGTATTCAAAGTCCAGCAGCAAAACTAACGCCACGAGAGCAATAAATTCTGCGAAGGTTTCAAAGAGCGAGAAACACCACTTTTCAGTTGCTCACCTTTGACCCTGATCCATCTCACCTCTGCCCCGCCTGCGCGTCCTCACTAAGTGTATATGTTTGTCATTATCGAGCAGCAGTGTTAGTCATTCAATCAACGTCGGCCAGAATTCCAGGCAAGGTAAATGGAGGATTGAGTATTAACATGTTCCCAGATATATCATTAATGGGATTTATGTTCTCACATTTAAATTATTATACTGATTTATGGTCTATATCATagcaattattataataattacaatTGTTTCACATCAAATTGCATTCAAAACAAAATCGAAAATTAGAAAACGTGCTTCTgttgaaaaaaattattaatatttttggtTCTAGATTACTATTCACTTGTGAAAATTACTATTCACTTGTGAAAGCCTTTTAAAATTTATCTCTCATTTCCAACGTGTTACAGTCGCATCAGTCTGTTATGAGACTAAAGTGATGTTAATTATTATTGAAATTGTTACTATTATGATACTTATTTTTTCTTTCCCACTAGATGAAGTACTTGGCAGCATCAGTGTTGGTGGCCGCTCTTGCCGCAATATCTGCAGTACCTTACTCTTCTGTTGTGCAGGAAGAGTGGGAGACATTTAAGGTAAGAACGTTACCAACATTAATTATTTTTAAGAGTTCTTTAAGAAGAAAGCTTTAACATGTTTTAGGGGATAATAGTGTAACAGTTGCCATCATTTTACATTAGGTTAAAAATTAATGAGCGAACAATATGATAGCGTACCAGGTTTCATGTAAAGACTATTCTTGCAAATAAAGAAGTTATATTTGTTTTGACTTCAAATTCGCTGGTAACACTGGTCACTTCAGTGTCAACGTTGGTGAAGAGATTTATTGAGTGCAGTCAGTAAAGTCAGGTGTGATGGATGCTACTAGTGGTGAACTAAAGCGTTCCTTGCCAACTTCTTGTCATTGTTTATGTCATTAAAAGCCGTTGCTGATGTATTTATCTGAAAAATTATTGTGCTTGTAACAACTGTATTACATCTTCATATATTTAACTTCATATATTCTTAAAATCATTTATCTTGCCTCCCGAGATTGGGAGAAGAAATAGTGTAATaatcaaaaaatatttttttagatTGAACATGACAAGAAATACGCCACTGATGTTGAAGACTCGTTCCGCATGAACATCTATATGGAAAATAGACTCAAGATTGCTGCACACAATAAGCTGTATGCAACAGGACACAAGTCATACAGGCTCAGGATGAACAAGTTTGGTGACATGGTAAGTAGGATGAACCTCTAACGAGTAAACATTTGCATGAAAAAATCAGTAGGATTGAAGATAGAATCGTCAATGAAGAGGATTCTATCCTATGCGATGGATCCTCACAGGCACGCTCTAGGCACCGGAACATGGTCAAAATCATTGCAACCTGGGATTAAACTGAATCATCTGGTTttcagaggattcgaacctctcttcatggttcctactgatttttttggttgatgcatcacgttaatggTTTCTCATTGTGTATTGTCTGCATCCTGATTCCACTCAGAACAACAAAACTCATTTGTTAAATAACCCTTATTGCCCAGTGACTTACGTGATGTAATATTTCTTGCAGCTTCAGACGGAGTTTTTGTCAACAATGGCAGGTTTCCATACGAACCACACCGAAAGATACAGATTAAACAGCATGTACAATGGTTCCACATACATTGAGCCGGAAGATGATGTTATCCTTCCCAAGACTGTTGACTGGAGAAAGAAGGGAGCAGTCACCCCAGTAAAGGACCAAGGAAAATGTGGATCATGCTGGGCTTTCTCAGCTGTGAGCATTATCATCTAACTTATTTTGTTTGTAATGTAATTCTTAATCTAATGATTCCTATTTATAGTTATTAATATAGAACATTAATGACATCTTGGAAGTTCATTTGTAatggttttattattattatataaaaatattgatATATGAGCAAATATTAACATTTTCTCATATATTAATAATGATCATATAAAGAACTTACAAGTTTCGATGATGTTTTACAAAGTAATGTTTGTGTGCTCCACAGACCGGGTCACTGGAAGGTCAACACTTCCGCCAGACGGGTAAGCTGGTGAGCCTTTCTGAGCAGAACTTGATTGACTGTTCCACCAAGTACGGCAATGGTGGCTGTGACGGTGGACTGATGACAGCTGCCTTCAAGTACATTGAGGACAATGGTGGGATTGACACTGAAGATTCTTATCCTTACAAGAAGAAGGTAAATACACGTTTCATGATAATTATATTTTACCTGGGATGTGGTCTTGAACTTTTAAACTTTTAAACAGTGAGTAGTTTGTAATATTAGCTGATGAGGAGTCTGCAAATATTGCagtctgtgtgtggtttggtcaacagagtTCGTAATATTTGCTTTTTTTGTGATTGACACTGAAGATTTTTATCCATATATCAAGGTAAATACACatttaatgataattatattTTACATATTTAAAACTGGTTTTAAACTTTTTAACAGATAGAATAATAAGCATTTGCATAACATATTTGCCTATAATATAAGCAAAtattacacatttatatataatgtacatatgTGTTTTTCATATTTTTGTACATAATAATATTGTAACCTTACTCTATTAGGAAGGAAAGTGTCAATATAAACAACAAGCATCTGGTGCTAAAGTGACTGGCTTTGTTCATATTCGCGAGGGAAGTGAAGATGCACTGAAGAAAGCTGTTGCCACAGTTGGACCAGTATCTGTTGCCATTGATGCCTCACACGGGTCAATCCAGTTTTACCATCATGgtaagttttttttattgtaaaTGTATACATAGATCACATTTTACTGCAGGTGATCAGTATATTTCTGCATGCTCATATAAACGTGAAATGTGCATCATGTGTGTATATAAATTGCTTTTATTGTATGAGACCTTTATTGTTCAACGATTCTCAGGTCTTTCTTAGATCTGCTGTGTTTTCTAAAGTCTTTGAATATATATCATACTTTCTTTCTCATGGTGCGTTAAGTATTCATCATGTTTTCTACCAGAAAGTGTCATGTTCACACACTGTCATGTCCACGTATACACACAATCATGTCAATGGGGTGGTGCGTCTCACTCACCATATCGACAATTCCCACGTTGTAGCACAGTATTTATTCTTCCATTTAATTTAATGCCTTTAAATTCGGAATCTTATTTATTTTGTAGGAATTATGAGTTTCTGAACAAAtaatttgttaaatattgtattattgaaggatgaatatatatattacaggtgttTATGACGAGCCAGAATGTAGTTCAACGAATCTTGGCCACGGTGTTCTGGTTGTGGGTTATGGCACTACGGAGGACGGaactgactactggctggtgaagaACTCTTGGGGCACAACTCTGGGTGATGAAGGCTACATCAAGATGATGAGGAACCGTAGTAACCAGTGTGGCATTGCTACTGAGGCCTCTTTCCCCCTTGTATAAACTCGTGGGGGAACCAGCGTGGCATTGTTACTGCTGCCTCCTTCCCTCTTGTATCGTGGAGACCCAGCGTGGCATGATTACTGTTGCAACACTCGAGGAGTTGTTGTAACACTCGAGGAGTTGTTGTAACACTCGAGGAGACCCAGTGTGCCAGTCTTGCTGCTCACTACTAACTTCCAGCATTAATTATGTGTCCACTTAGAACTGACATTTTATCTGCTGTCTAATTTTGTTGTTTTTCATCTGATTAATTTGAGAGATGTAATAAATTGAATCACTTTTGCCTCATGAAGGCagaaattaggtaaattaggaaaTTAGGTAATTTAACTCAGAGGACTCAGTTGGTGAAGTGAAATTTTCTGAGGTCATGTATTACTTTATATTCTTTCGTAATAAAAATAAGCCAAACATTTTTTATCATTATGAACCAATTCCTAAATCAATTATCGGAAATTCGGACACCAATTACTACTAACATTGATTTGCAATAGTTAGCCATACAAAATGGCTATTGTAAATGGTTacaattatcttgagatgatttcggggctttagtgtccccgcggcctggtcctcgaccaggcctccacccccaggaagcagcccgtgatagctgattaacacccaggtacctattttactgctaggtaacaggggcatagggtgaaagaaactctgcccattgtttatcgccggtgcctgggatcgaacccaggaccacaggatcacaaggccagcgtgctgtccgctcgaccgaccggctcccgaagTATTGAAATGAGGTCTTAACTATTGAAATGTTCCTACGTCACCTAATTTCTCTAACCCTGTAAAATTTATATCCAATAATTTTTAAAAACCAAAATGGTCAGGAGACCAAAATGGATAAAAAATGATTCTccaggactgaatataattaaatcACAAATAAACCCAAGGTCTCCTTCACATTGTTGATAAAAGACAGTCAAAACCATTTCTTAGCGACGCATCCCCTGGAGCGTGAGAGAAGAGACTCCTttagctttgatgtccatagggattggaaaggatggggagttgaaattcaggaagaggatgcgggtgtagagagagaggaggtttgaaagttcggtggcctgtccaccatgggttgatatttgtgtatgtttgtttgcgtatgtgttatgttgggttgtcagtacattggctggggggctagtgtttgtgaccttgttggtgtcctaaagcactagagccgatggagctgGCTGAAGGAGgttaatcttagcaacatcagggtagttacacttctgatgccacgacaaacggtttttttggttttgtattttttttgtaggagttttattttttttctttatttttttctttatttatttctttttctttattcttcatttggtgtagattgggtccgggatgggccactcatctgggtcgtctggcaggccgcttagtatttgaggtcttgggaaggcctcatcatggatgtgtctgatcactttttgtaggagagtgattcttctggtgctgtgtggtggttcgtggatctcgtagccgctggtggtgttttctgctacgtagggatcttcggggtctgggacatacatgtccttcattcggtacagctgtcttctggccaggtagctgaacctgatgttcattggcttcatgttgagcgtctcatggatttggtcag
Proteins encoded in this window:
- the LOC123774091 gene encoding procathepsin L-like, whose protein sequence is MKYLAASVLVAALAAISAVPYSSVVQEEWETFKIEHDKKYATDVEDSFRMNIYMENRLKIAAHNKLYATGHKSYRLRMNKFGDMLQTEFLSTMAGFHTNHTERYRLNSMYNGSTYIEPEDDVILPKTVDWRKKGAVTPVKDQGKCGSCWAFSATGSLEGQHFRQTGKLVSLSEQNLIDCSTKYGNGGCDGGLMTAAFKYIEDNGGIDTEDSYPYKKKEGKCQYKQQASGAKVTGFVHIREGSEDALKKAVATVGPVSVAIDASHGSIQFYHHGVYDEPECSSTNLGHGVLVVGYGTTEDGTDYWLVKNSWGTTLGDEGYIKMMRNRSNQCGIATEASFPLV